The Rana temporaria chromosome 13, aRanTem1.1, whole genome shotgun sequence genome has a window encoding:
- the LBHD2 gene encoding LBH domain-containing protein 2, giving the protein MTEVINTCEPTPMEEFKLSPATGAEGLTVQIFPDSHDKHPKLTKRLPSIVVEPTESGDVESGELRWPPEDISPTDDKREAKLCQGCSYAEGATHSPREEDYSGCRAGGNSAN; this is encoded by the exons ATGACAGAAGTGATCAATACATGTGAGCCAACCCCGATGGAGGAGTTCAAGCTTAGCCCTGCGACGGGGGCCGAAGGACTCACCGTTCAG ATCTTTCCAGACTCACATGATAAACACCCCAAGCTGACCAAGAGGTTACCGTCCATTGTGGTGGAGCCCACGGAGTCGGGAGACGTGGAGAGCGGAGAGTTACGTTGGCCACCAGAGGACATCTCACCAACAGACGACAAAAGAGAGGCAAAGCTCTGCCAAGGATGTTCATATGCTGAAG GTGCAACGCATTCTCCCCGTGAAGAAGATTACAGCGGATGTAGAGCGGGAGGAAATTCGGCTAATTAA